CTTCTCTTAGTAATTTCGTCCATATTAGTTTTAATTACTTCATCTATAATTTTTTCTATTTCATCATTAGATAATATTTCATATTTACTAATTACGTCTATTATGCTTAAATCTTTATTTAAAGTATATTCCAATAATATTTCCGTAATCGAATCTTTACTTATTTTTCCGTCATAAAGATTTTTAATTATTTGTTCTATATCATCATCTGAAATTCTTGATATATCTCCACCTTTAGATTTAACATATTTTAGTGTGTTTGTTATTGTACTAGCAATTATTGAAGGTGGTACTTTAGGCGAGTATTTGTTTACTAAATCTTCGAAAAGATCTAGTCTGGGGTCCCTAATTATTTCCTTAGCTAGTTCTTCACTTAGTCCTAATGACATATATTTCTTTATTTTTATCTCTGGAGATTCAGGTACTAATTTTCTTGCTTCTTCAAGCAACTTCTCGTCTACTATTCTAGGAGGTATATCAGTTTCTGGGTACATCCTTGCGGCACCTGGTTGCGGTCTTAAAAATTTTGTTGTACCATCATCTAAAGCTCCCCTAGTCTCCTTTGGAACTCCGTCTAATGCCATTAATACTCTATCTTTTATAGTCTCAATAGCTTTTTCCAATTTTTCTTTTTCTCCAACTATTAATACAAATGCATCATACTCAGAGACATTTAATGCTTCCCTAACTTTGTTTACTTCCTCTTCCGTTATCCCATAATTCGGTAACTCGTCAGAATGGAAAAGTCCTCCTAATCCGGCTAATGCCCTAACATAGTCAGCTACTTCAGTTCCGAATCGCCTTTTGGGCACGAGCTCCCAGCCAAAAATTCCCTTGAATTTGTATATTTTTATCCCATATACTAAAGAGCCTTTCTCAATACCGTTTTTAACTATTTTACTTTTAGTATTTTTAAATATTTCAGTCAAATCTTTTACAATATAATTAGATATAATTTGTTCTTTAGTTAATCCCCTTCTGTTCAATTCCTCTTTAATTTTTAGTAAATTTAATTGTCGCATAGCTTCATATTTAACTATTAAGGGAATTAATTCCAATTTTTGTACTCCTTTTATCTCAATTTTTGTACCCCCTCTTATCGATACATTTAAATCTTGTCTTATGGTGCCTATTCCCCTCTTAACTTTTCCCGTCATTCTTAATAGTTGTCCGATTTTTAGGGCAACTCTTTCAGCTTGTTCTGGGCTTTTTATATCGGGTCCAGTGGATATTTCTATTAAAGGAATACCTAACCTGTCAAGAGAGTATGTTACTTGTTCTGGGTCTTCACTTATTTTTCTTGCAGCATCCTCTTCTACCGCTATTGTTTGTATTGTAACTCCCTCATCTTCTAATATACCTCCTAACGCTACTATTGCAGTTCTTTGGAATCCTGAGGTATTAGAGCCATCTATTACAATTTTTCTCATTACATAAATTTCATCTACAATTGTACTTTTCAAAGCCATTGCTATTGCTATCGCTATCTTTAAAGCCTCATCATTTATGGGGTGTGGAGGCTCTTCATCTGCCTCTACATTACAGCTCGAATTTGTTGATATTCTATAAATATATTTTCTGCCTTTTTTCCACTCAAAAAGTGCTGCAATGTCTACTTCTCCTAGTTCACTTATTGATGGTCTTAAATATCTTTCTAAGGTCATTTTATATTCGTCTTCTAAGACAGTTCTACAATTACAGAAAAGTTTATGTGAAGTATTTAATTGTTGATGGATCTCTAATCCTACTCTCAATCCCAATTTCTCATAATCTAAATCGTCACTACTCATGAGACCACCTGGGGAATAGGTCTAAACTATGGCGCATATTTATTTCTCCTACTAGATTAGTAGTCATTATTTGTTTTATTTTTTCTAAATCGTCCTCATGTGCTAATACCCACATCAACTTTACTAAAGCAACTTCTGGTAGCATATCTTCTAATGGTGTAACTCCGGCATCTAATAATTGTCTTCCAGTAGTATAAACATTCATATTAACTCTTCCGAATAAACATTGAGTGGTCATACCTACGAAAATTCCATCTTTAGTAGCTTTCCTAAAAATCTCTACATATTCTGAAGACGTGTGTCCTAATCCAGTGCCAGCTATTATCATCCCTCTTATTTTAAAATTAGAAATTATAAATTCCAGAATCTCTGATTTTAATCCTGGATAATAATAAAGTAGAAATACTCTTTCATCAAATTTAGAATCTAATTTAGTTTCTTCTTTTCTTTTTATATAGTCATCTCTATTTATTATAATTTTTCTCTCTTTCCAGAAAATTTTTGCTAACGGTTTATCATTTATTGACTGAAACGCGTCTCTTCTACTGCTGTGCATTTTTCTAACTTTAACTCCTCTATGAGCTAAAGTATACGTATCAGAACTTTCAGCGTGCATGTTAACTACGACTTCTCCAAAGGGCGCGTATTTAGCTAGAATCACAGAGGAGAGAAGATTTATTGCTGAATCGCTACTCGGTCTATCACTACTTCTTTGGGACCCTACTAAAACTACTGGACCTTGTAAAGACTGTAATGAGAAAGCTAATGCGGCTGCAGTGTAACTCATAGTATCAGTACCATGTGCTATTATTACCCCATTATTACCTTCATCAAATGCCCTTTTTACTGCTTCAGCTATTTTAACCCAATATTCAGGTTTCATATTTTCGCTTAGAATTGAAAATAATATCTCAGCTTCTATGTTTGCGATCTCATTTATCTCTGGTAAAAATTGTATAATTTCCTCAGTAGTTAATGCTGGTCTTACTGCACCAGTTTCGTATTCAACTTTACTTACTATCGTACCACCAGTACTAATAATTTTTACTTCACTTTTACCTTTTTTGGGACTTATTTCCTCAGAGGTTATAATTTTCTTAGAAGCTTTTGCGAGTAACTTTATTTCGCTTAAATTCTCAATAGATAAACCTACATTATATCCGTTATCCAGCTTTATTACTATAATTTTTTCATCCTTAGAATAACTAGGTAGTAGTATTCCCTTTATTACCATATCTCCTTTTCTTACTTCTATTAAATCTCCTACCTCTATGTTTAATTTACTTAAAATCTCGTAAGCTTTACCCCTATATCCTTCTAGCACAGAAAAAGATAGGATAGGTAGGAATTAAAAATATAGTTATTATCTAGCGGCTACTTGTTCAGCACTCTTTGCCTTTAATACCCTTTTTTCAAACTCTTTTCTATTTCTTACTCTAGGTACCTCTTTATGCTTCTCCTTAGGTTGAATTTTAGGTGTCTGACTTCTAACTTTTCCTGCTTTAGTTAACGAACCGTGTGAAGGCATCTTTACTCAGTGTATAGATAAGCATTTAAACTTAAAAATTTGTCAGATAGGTTTGTAGTGAGAGATGATGAAAATATACCTAGTTGAGCATGTTATTGGAGCTTTTGCGTACGATGAGAATGGAAAAATTGTAGATTATGTTTTAAATGCTAAGGATCTGGGTAAGATAACTGAGGAATTAATTAATAATGAAAAAGGTATTCCTATAAGTTCTGCAATCGAATTACTTAAGAAAATTAACCCTAGTGAAGTTATTGTAGAGAATGAAGCAGAAGTTCCTAAATTACAAGAATTGGGATATAAGGTTATATATGAACCTCATAATAATTTATCTAGGTTATTTAGGGAGTCTGCATCTAAGATAGCGGTAGATGTTAAGTTTGCAAACAATGAAGAGGAATATTATAATTTTCTTCATGAGGTATCTTTGGAATATACTAGAAGGAAGCTTAGATCTGCTGCACAAAAAAGAGATCTATTAGCAATTCAAGCAGTTAGAGCTATTGATGATATAGATAAGACAATAAACTTATTCTCTGAGAGATTAAGAGAGTGGTATAGTATTCATTTTCCAGAATTAGATAAGATAGTTGACGATCATGAGGAATATTCTAATATAGTTTCTAGGTTCGGGGATAGGAATTCGATAGATAAAGATGGATTAAAGGAATTAGGTTTTAATGAGCAGAAGATAAATAGGATTTTAGACGCTGCTAAGAAAAGTATAGGTGCAGATATTTCTGAAGATGACTTATCTGCTATGCGAACTATAGCTAATACTATACTAGAACTTTATAACATAAGAAGGAATTTAACTAATTATTTAGAAGGAGTTATGAAAGAGGTCGCACCTAACGTTACAGCATTAGTGGGTCCTACACTAGGTGCCAGATTATTAAGCTTAGCTGGTAGCTTAGACGAATTAGCGAAGTTACCTGCAAGTACAATTCAAGTTTTAGGTGCGGAGAAAGCATTATTTAGAGCATTAAGAAGTGGTGGGAAGCCTCCTAAGCATGGAGTCATATTCCAATATCCTTATATCCATACCTCTCCTCGTTGGCAGAGGGGTAAGATAGCTAGAGCATTAGCTGCTAAGTTAGCTATAGCTGCAAGAGTGGACGCGTTTAGTGGGAGATTTATCGGAGATCAATTAAACGAGCAATTAAAGAAAAGAATAGATGAAATAAAAGAAAAATATGCACAACCTCCACCTAGAAAACCACAACAACCTGCTCAAAAACAGAAAGAAAAAGGTAAAAAGGGTGAAAAAAGAAAAGAAAAGAAGAGGAAGTGAGGATTAATGTCTGAAGTAGTTAATGTGAAAAAATCAAGCATGGAAAATATATACGAATGTGAATTTAATGACGGTAGTTTTAGACTTTGTACAAAAAATTTAGCACCGGGATATAGCGTGTATGGAGAGAGGTTAATAAAATTTGAGGGTATAGAATATAGGGAATGGAATGCATTTAGAAGTAAATTAGCCGGTGCAATACTTAAAGGTTTAAAGTATAATCCTATAAGAAGAGATGTTAAAGTTCTTTATTTAGGTGCTGCTTCTGGTACTACAATAAGTCATGTTTCAGACATTATTGAGTTAAAGGGAAAGGCTTATGGTATTGAGTTCTCTCCACGAGTTGTGAGGGAATTACTTTTAGTAGCCCAAAGAAGACCAAATATCTTTCCAATATTAGCTGATGCAAGATTTCCTCAAAATTATAGAACATTAATAGAAGACGTTGACGTATTATACGTTGATATTGCACAGCCTGATCAAACAGATATTGCCATATATAATGCCCAATTCTTCCTTAAAGTAAATGGTTACATGCTTTTAGTCATTAAGGCAAGGAGTATTGATGTCACTAAAGATCCTAAAGAGATCTATAAAAGTGAAGTTGAGAAGTTAGAGAATTCCAATTTTGAAATAGAACAGATTATAAATCTGGATCCTTATGATAAGGATCATGCGATGGTACTAAGTAAATATA
The genomic region above belongs to Saccharolobus caldissimus and contains:
- the gatE gene encoding Glu-tRNA(Gln) amidotransferase subunit GatE, producing the protein MSSDDLDYEKLGLRVGLEIHQQLNTSHKLFCNCRTVLEDEYKMTLERYLRPSISELGEVDIAALFEWKKGRKYIYRISTNSSCNVEADEEPPHPINDEALKIAIAIAMALKSTIVDEIYVMRKIVIDGSNTSGFQRTAIVALGGILEDEGVTIQTIAVEEDAARKISEDPEQVTYSLDRLGIPLIEISTGPDIKSPEQAERVALKIGQLLRMTGKVKRGIGTIRQDLNVSIRGGTKIEIKGVQKLELIPLIVKYEAMRQLNLLKIKEELNRRGLTKEQIISNYIVKDLTEIFKNTKSKIVKNGIEKGSLVYGIKIYKFKGIFGWELVPKRRFGTEVADYVRALAGLGGLFHSDELPNYGITEEEVNKVREALNVSEYDAFVLIVGEKEKLEKAIETIKDRVLMALDGVPKETRGALDDGTTKFLRPQPGAARMYPETDIPPRIVDEKLLEEARKLVPESPEIKIKKYMSLGLSEELAKEIIRDPRLDLFEDLVNKYSPKVPPSIIASTITNTLKYVKSKGGDISRISDDDIEQIIKNLYDGKISKDSITEILLEYTLNKDLSIIDVISKYEILSNDEIEKIIDEVIKTNMDEITKRREKAFNIIMSKVMGKVKGKADGRIVAELIKSKLKNLLE
- the gatD gene encoding Glu-tRNA(Gln) amidotransferase subunit GatD, which gives rise to MLEGYRGKAYEILSKLNIEVGDLIEVRKGDMVIKGILLPSYSKDEKIIVIKLDNGYNVGLSIENLSEIKLLAKASKKIITSEEISPKKGKSEVKIISTGGTIVSKVEYETGAVRPALTTEEIIQFLPEINEIANIEAEILFSILSENMKPEYWVKIAEAVKRAFDEGNNGVIIAHGTDTMSYTAAALAFSLQSLQGPVVLVGSQRSSDRPSSDSAINLLSSVILAKYAPFGEVVVNMHAESSDTYTLAHRGVKVRKMHSSRRDAFQSINDKPLAKIFWKERKIIINRDDYIKRKEETKLDSKFDERVFLLYYYPGLKSEILEFIISNFKIRGMIIAGTGLGHTSSEYVEIFRKATKDGIFVGMTTQCLFGRVNMNVYTTGRQLLDAGVTPLEDMLPEVALVKLMWVLAHEDDLEKIKQIMTTNLVGEINMRHSLDLFPRWSHE
- a CDS encoding 30S ribosomal protein S30e, translating into MPSHGSLTKAGKVRSQTPKIQPKEKHKEVPRVRNRKEFEKRVLKAKSAEQVAAR
- a CDS encoding C/D box methylation guide ribonucleoprotein complex aNOP56 subunit (functions along with aFIB and aL7a; guides 2'-O-methylation of ribose to specific sites in RNAs) produces the protein MMKIYLVEHVIGAFAYDENGKIVDYVLNAKDLGKITEELINNEKGIPISSAIELLKKINPSEVIVENEAEVPKLQELGYKVIYEPHNNLSRLFRESASKIAVDVKFANNEEEYYNFLHEVSLEYTRRKLRSAAQKRDLLAIQAVRAIDDIDKTINLFSERLREWYSIHFPELDKIVDDHEEYSNIVSRFGDRNSIDKDGLKELGFNEQKINRILDAAKKSIGADISEDDLSAMRTIANTILELYNIRRNLTNYLEGVMKEVAPNVTALVGPTLGARLLSLAGSLDELAKLPASTIQVLGAEKALFRALRSGGKPPKHGVIFQYPYIHTSPRWQRGKIARALAAKLAIAARVDAFSGRFIGDQLNEQLKKRIDEIKEKYAQPPPRKPQQPAQKQKEKGKKGEKRKEKKRK
- a CDS encoding fibrillarin-like rRNA/tRNA 2'-O-methyltransferase, translated to MSEVVNVKKSSMENIYECEFNDGSFRLCTKNLAPGYSVYGERLIKFEGIEYREWNAFRSKLAGAILKGLKYNPIRRDVKVLYLGAASGTTISHVSDIIELKGKAYGIEFSPRVVRELLLVAQRRPNIFPILADARFPQNYRTLIEDVDVLYVDIAQPDQTDIAIYNAQFFLKVNGYMLLVIKARSIDVTKDPKEIYKSEVEKLENSNFEIEQIINLDPYDKDHAMVLSKYKG